From the genome of Sulfurovum sp. NBC37-1, one region includes:
- a CDS encoding AIM24 family protein: MVASSFTPPSRARGSRLNSADEIDYTIYGEDIQYVEIELDPGESVVSEAGAMMYKNSHIVMDTVFGDGSGSKEDTGGLFDKLVGAGKRLVTGESLFTTVFTHRGNGKATVAFGAPYPGRIIPVDLDEMGGTLICQKDCFLCAAKGVSIGIYFQKKVLTGLFGGEGFIMQKLEGDGLAFIHAGGMLKEIELKDGEELHLDTGCLVAMQPHVHFDLEQAGGIKTGLFGGEGFFFAKLRGPGKIWIQSLPFSRLAGRMLSAAPQGGGKDTGEGSVLGAIGDLAMGDRFNF; the protein is encoded by the coding sequence ATGGTAGCATCATCATTTACACCTCCTTCCCGGGCAAGGGGAAGCAGACTTAACAGTGCCGATGAGATCGATTATACGATCTATGGAGAAGATATACAGTATGTAGAGATAGAACTTGATCCGGGAGAGAGTGTTGTCTCAGAAGCAGGGGCCATGATGTATAAAAACAGCCATATTGTGATGGATACAGTGTTTGGGGACGGTTCAGGTTCCAAAGAAGATACGGGAGGTTTGTTTGACAAGCTGGTAGGCGCGGGAAAACGTCTGGTCACAGGTGAAAGTCTTTTTACCACGGTCTTTACCCACAGAGGAAACGGAAAGGCTACAGTGGCTTTCGGTGCACCCTATCCGGGACGTATTATTCCGGTCGATCTTGATGAGATGGGCGGGACGCTCATCTGTCAGAAAGACTGTTTCCTCTGTGCGGCTAAAGGCGTTTCCATCGGTATCTATTTTCAGAAAAAAGTATTGACGGGACTCTTTGGCGGCGAAGGGTTCATTATGCAGAAACTTGAAGGGGACGGACTTGCATTCATTCATGCCGGTGGTATGCTCAAAGAGATAGAACTCAAAGATGGAGAGGAATTGCATCTCGATACGGGTTGTCTGGTCGCCATGCAGCCTCATGTCCATTTCGATCTTGAACAGGCAGGAGGCATAAAGACCGGTTTGTTCGGAGGTGAGGGGTTCTTCTTTGCCAAACTGAGAGGGCCGGGTAAAATATGGATACAGTCGCTTCCATTCTCGAGACTGGCCGGACGTATGCTTTCCGCCGCGCCGCAGGGTGGAGGAAAAGATACGGGTGAAGGCTCTGTTCTGGGCGCGATAGGTGACCTGGCAATGGGTGACAGGTTCAATTTTTAG
- a CDS encoding AAA family ATPase, producing the protein MSQIIQNIRTEISKVLVGQDKMVEGLLAGLLCRGHILLEGVPGLAKTTAVNALAKTLGLNFKRVQFTPDLLPSDIIGTEIYDPSKNSFKIKQGPVFTNLLLADEINRAPAKVQSALLEVMQERQVTIGDETFKIDSPFLVMATQNPVEQEGAYELPEAQLDRFMMKVVVGYNTKEEELEIARRVANNSFETIQQVASREELEQIRKEALEVHMDEEIEAYIIELVAATRDPKAYGLEELEPYIEFGASPRASIDMYKAARAIAYLKGQDYVSPIEIAYIAKEILRHRIILSYEAQAEDITQDHIIEKILAAVPIP; encoded by the coding sequence TTGAGTCAAATCATACAAAATATCAGAACGGAAATTTCCAAAGTATTGGTCGGCCAGGACAAGATGGTCGAAGGACTGCTTGCCGGGTTGCTTTGCCGCGGGCACATACTGCTTGAAGGTGTACCCGGGCTTGCGAAGACCACTGCGGTCAATGCGCTTGCGAAGACATTGGGGCTGAACTTCAAACGTGTGCAGTTCACACCTGACCTGCTGCCTTCAGACATTATCGGAACGGAGATCTATGATCCTTCCAAGAACTCTTTCAAGATCAAACAGGGACCTGTATTTACTAACCTTTTACTTGCAGATGAAATAAACCGTGCCCCGGCCAAAGTGCAGTCAGCACTGCTTGAAGTCATGCAGGAGAGACAGGTGACTATTGGAGATGAGACCTTCAAGATCGATTCACCATTCCTTGTTATGGCAACACAAAACCCGGTAGAGCAGGAGGGGGCATACGAACTTCCCGAAGCACAGCTTGACCGTTTCATGATGAAAGTGGTCGTGGGCTACAACACGAAAGAAGAAGAACTTGAGATCGCCAGACGTGTGGCGAACAACAGCTTCGAAACTATCCAGCAGGTAGCGAGCAGAGAAGAGCTTGAACAGATCCGTAAAGAAGCGCTGGAAGTGCATATGGATGAAGAGATCGAAGCGTATATCATCGAACTTGTCGCTGCAACGCGTGACCCCAAAGCGTATGGCCTTGAAGAGCTTGAACCGTACATTGAATTTGGTGCGAGTCCTAGAGCGAGTATCGATATGTATAAAGCGGCACGTGCGATCGCCTACCTCAAAGGACAGGATTATGTGTCGCCTATCGAGATAGCCTATATCGCCAAAGAGATCCTTCGCCATCGTATCATTTTGAGCTATGAAGCACAGGCTGAGGATATTACGCAGGATCATATCATCGAGAAGATATTGGCAGCAGTACCAATTCCGTAG
- a CDS encoding SH3 domain-containing protein, giving the protein MFILKKAFLGALLFVSLQASADWKDTLFATVINLKENDTLNVREKPNYRSKKTGALPLDAYVGVDSCKQVEHSIWCKVFHLAQHDYDGFGYDARPGWVNARYLKPDNEGYVIIDGKPDCDYTLRCQKGRYEVVESYETDKQYEITSIKTKWIDRDRLKASTNFGAMTEDPEASGYCTDGNHIQDYLHQKKLHKLEGNNHDTVRKRVIFFVDDLSNIVLDKKNILPCLHPKKGIVMTWNVLFGGKEDMLFGYNDIVNIEKNRYQKIHWGQTYGKGDDVFMSLYDYVSALTRSFKDISKIEEIKDLKGFKCPSKSECKGYEVFWINDNSDTKEYDWQGLVVILEKYHGKWYVVAMLRDRWTI; this is encoded by the coding sequence ATGTTTATATTGAAAAAAGCGTTCTTGGGCGCATTGCTGTTCGTATCGTTACAGGCTTCGGCAGACTGGAAGGATACACTTTTTGCTACGGTCATTAATCTAAAAGAAAATGACACCCTCAATGTCAGAGAGAAGCCTAATTACCGTTCCAAAAAAACTGGTGCTTTACCTCTTGATGCTTATGTAGGTGTAGATAGCTGTAAACAAGTAGAACACTCGATATGGTGTAAGGTATTTCATCTTGCCCAACATGATTATGATGGGTTTGGGTATGATGCCAGGCCGGGATGGGTGAATGCCAGATATCTGAAGCCAGATAATGAGGGATATGTAATCATTGACGGGAAACCAGACTGTGACTATACTTTACGTTGTCAAAAAGGAAGATATGAAGTAGTGGAAAGTTATGAGACAGATAAACAGTATGAAATTACCTCCATTAAAACCAAATGGATCGATAGAGATCGTCTGAAAGCATCAACCAATTTTGGTGCTATGACTGAAGATCCTGAAGCTTCGGGTTACTGTACCGATGGAAATCATATTCAGGACTATCTACATCAAAAAAAGCTACATAAGTTAGAGGGAAACAATCATGATACTGTACGAAAAAGAGTGATATTCTTTGTAGATGATCTAAGTAATATCGTTCTAGATAAAAAAAATATTCTACCTTGCCTGCATCCTAAAAAAGGGATAGTAATGACATGGAACGTACTCTTTGGCGGGAAAGAGGATATGTTGTTTGGTTATAATGATATTGTAAATATAGAAAAGAACAGATATCAAAAGATACATTGGGGACAAACTTATGGAAAAGGCGATGATGTCTTCATGAGCCTATATGATTACGTGTCGGCGTTAACTAGATCTTTTAAAGATATCAGTAAAATTGAAGAAATTAAAGATCTCAAAGGGTTTAAGTGTCCATCTAAAAGTGAATGTAAAGGGTATGAAGTCTTTTGGATCAATGATAATTCTGACACAAAAGAGTATGACTGGCAGGGATTGGTAGTGATTTTAGAAAAGTATCATGGTAAATGGTATGTGGTTGCGATGCTAAGAGACAGGTGGACAATATAG
- a CDS encoding TMEM43 family protein, whose amino-acid sequence MDRFTETSYTGFGQNIGNSLKGFFIGFFLIVGAIILLAWNENRSVEQATALKEMEQKIITLPDTSYQKVNDGKAVLLQGEVKPLHEVVDPEYGVKTDGLVLQRKVQMYQWKEHTQSKSEDKLGGGTETVTTYSYTKEWSEHANNSVSFKHPEGHENLPMTHRGATYSTDAQLGDFYLGKEIINHIGATEGFPGLSQMPDTVADAKNYKAYLYIGENPAKPQIGDTKITYTYAPAGIYTFAGEQAGKTLTYYTTENGKDFLFARYGKVSAKRIFKEELDANALWTWILRGIGLLLMFIGFSMMMGILATLANVIPMLGTLVGGATALVAGVLTLMLGSLVIAIAWFSSRPMMSLMILATGVAIAFALGKIGKKKSTASTSEREEQASRSEKKTGSTPPPRRTRDKSEK is encoded by the coding sequence ATGGATAGATTTACAGAAACAAGTTATACCGGTTTTGGACAGAATATAGGTAATTCGCTCAAGGGTTTTTTCATTGGGTTCTTTCTTATTGTCGGAGCGATCATACTGCTTGCATGGAATGAAAACAGGAGTGTAGAACAGGCAACGGCACTCAAAGAGATGGAGCAGAAGATCATAACGCTCCCGGATACAAGTTATCAGAAAGTAAATGATGGCAAGGCTGTGCTGCTTCAGGGGGAAGTAAAGCCTTTGCACGAGGTTGTAGACCCTGAATATGGAGTGAAAACAGATGGGCTTGTGTTGCAAAGAAAGGTGCAGATGTATCAGTGGAAAGAGCATACACAGAGCAAAAGTGAGGATAAGCTCGGCGGTGGGACCGAAACGGTCACAACCTATTCTTACACGAAAGAGTGGTCTGAACATGCAAATAATTCTGTGAGCTTCAAGCATCCCGAAGGACATGAAAATCTGCCTATGACACACCGTGGAGCAACATACAGTACCGACGCACAGCTTGGAGACTTTTATCTTGGTAAAGAGATTATCAATCACATAGGTGCTACAGAAGGCTTTCCCGGTTTGTCACAAATGCCGGACACTGTAGCAGATGCCAAAAACTATAAAGCGTATCTCTATATTGGCGAGAATCCTGCAAAACCGCAGATCGGTGACACAAAGATCACCTACACTTATGCACCTGCAGGTATTTATACATTTGCAGGGGAACAGGCAGGAAAAACATTGACATACTATACAACAGAGAATGGGAAAGACTTTCTCTTTGCACGCTATGGAAAAGTTTCTGCCAAACGTATTTTCAAAGAGGAGCTCGATGCCAATGCATTGTGGACATGGATCTTACGGGGTATCGGACTTCTGCTGATGTTCATCGGCTTTAGTATGATGATGGGCATTTTGGCTACTTTGGCAAATGTCATACCAATGCTAGGTACACTCGTGGGAGGTGCGACCGCTCTGGTAGCAGGAGTATTGACACTTATGCTGGGTTCTTTGGTCATCGCCATAGCATGGTTCTCCTCACGGCCGATGATGTCATTGATGATCCTTGCTACAGGTGTTGCCATCGCTTTCGCCCTTGGTAAAATAGGGAAGAAAAAAAGCACAGCAAGCACCTCTGAGAGAGAAGAGCAGGCAAGTAGATCTGAGAAAAAAACGGGAAGCACTCCACCTCCTAGAAGAACCAGGGATAAGAGTGAAAAATAG
- a CDS encoding DUF58 domain-containing protein, producing the protein MNKKAKKIVLKTKKQVYGDMLGNNASMFQGEGFEFTELREYVYGDDVRKIDWKTTAKLGKPFVKIYKEERELNVVVVSMLGGSTYFGTVKQKSDIIAEVAGTLGFSAVKNADLFSHMIFADKLYDLSKPSKKLFSVNRAVENIVNFEPIGKEGDFKALVETLNNRLKKKALLFILSDFVGDVDLKLLSKKHDVFAVIVRDKFEEEPSELGYLRLIDMETKQSFEGNIDSGTLKNYKKALLKNDEKLYKQFKKHGIRFTKVYTHEDGALKLMKSMRR; encoded by the coding sequence ATGAATAAAAAAGCGAAAAAGATCGTTCTCAAAACGAAGAAGCAGGTGTACGGGGATATGCTCGGCAACAATGCTTCGATGTTCCAGGGTGAGGGCTTTGAGTTTACGGAGCTTCGTGAGTATGTCTACGGGGACGATGTCCGTAAGATAGACTGGAAGACGACGGCCAAATTGGGCAAGCCTTTTGTCAAGATCTACAAAGAAGAGAGAGAGCTCAATGTGGTGGTCGTCTCGATGCTGGGAGGGTCCACCTATTTTGGGACAGTGAAGCAGAAATCCGACATCATCGCCGAAGTGGCGGGTACACTCGGTTTTTCTGCCGTGAAGAATGCAGACCTCTTCTCCCATATGATCTTTGCGGACAAACTCTATGATCTGAGCAAGCCGAGTAAAAAACTTTTTTCCGTAAATAGAGCGGTTGAAAATATTGTCAATTTTGAACCCATCGGCAAAGAGGGTGATTTCAAAGCACTAGTCGAGACTTTGAACAACCGTTTAAAGAAGAAAGCACTGCTTTTCATCCTCTCGGACTTTGTGGGTGATGTGGACTTGAAACTGTTGAGCAAGAAACATGATGTCTTTGCGGTCATCGTACGTGACAAGTTTGAAGAAGAGCCGAGTGAATTGGGGTACCTCAGACTGATCGATATGGAAACGAAACAGAGTTTCGAAGGCAACATCGACAGCGGAACACTGAAGAACTATAAAAAAGCTCTTCTGAAAAATGATGAAAAACTTTACAAACAATTCAAGAAACACGGCATCAGGTTCACCAAAGTGTATACGCACGAAGACGGAGCCCTGAAACTGATGAAGAGTATGAGGAGATGA
- a CDS encoding SH3 domain-containing protein, giving the protein MKWLTLCFLLGGTTGWAKEAPLFASVINIAQNDTLNMRKSPDYHSEKIGALPLDARVGVDSCKKVGHSTWCKVFHLVQYDYDAFGYGAKPGWVNDRYLTFSDRGYVLIEGEGNRDYVLGCNHGKCDIVSHISTKGDKVIGIQTQKIARNRLKGASHFGATTKEMDEYCVTGRYIEDYLREKALKTLRNNYDYPAYQKAVDFVKDFDVMWLEKIAKYMHSNLGLQVLCQTYFGKESRLFTDHEIRMMDKSRSQVLFGGYTEAKGDAIHKSLYDVIDEMELPLIDINCVKVLTSLRGFRCSEHGQCKGYAFLHVNEDSATKEYDWKGIIVIVEKYHGKWYVAGVFGDRWTM; this is encoded by the coding sequence TTGAAATGGTTGACTCTCTGTTTTCTTTTGGGAGGTACAACAGGATGGGCAAAAGAGGCACCCCTTTTTGCATCAGTGATAAATATAGCACAAAATGATACTTTAAATATGAGAAAATCTCCAGATTATCATTCTGAGAAAATAGGCGCTTTACCTCTTGATGCCAGAGTAGGTGTAGACAGCTGTAAAAAAGTGGGACATTCGACATGGTGTAAGGTATTTCATCTTGTTCAGTATGACTATGACGCGTTTGGATATGGTGCTAAGCCTGGGTGGGTCAATGACCGTTATCTAACATTTTCCGATAGAGGTTACGTACTTATTGAAGGAGAAGGAAACCGTGACTATGTACTTGGATGTAATCACGGTAAATGTGATATAGTCTCCCATATTTCAACAAAAGGTGACAAAGTGATTGGCATTCAAACCCAAAAGATAGCTAGAAACAGGCTCAAAGGAGCAAGTCATTTTGGTGCTACAACCAAAGAAATGGATGAATACTGTGTGACAGGCAGGTATATTGAGGATTATCTGAGGGAAAAGGCATTGAAAACACTGCGTAATAACTATGATTATCCTGCCTACCAAAAAGCGGTTGATTTTGTAAAAGATTTTGATGTAATGTGGTTGGAAAAGATTGCCAAATATATGCATAGCAATCTTGGGTTACAGGTATTGTGTCAGACCTACTTTGGTAAAGAGAGCCGGCTTTTTACCGACCATGAGATACGTATGATGGACAAGAGCCGAAGCCAAGTGCTTTTTGGGGGATATACGGAAGCCAAGGGAGATGCAATACATAAAAGTCTGTATGATGTGATAGATGAAATGGAACTACCTCTCATAGACATTAATTGTGTTAAAGTACTGACTTCTCTACGAGGATTCCGTTGCTCAGAACATGGACAATGCAAAGGATATGCTTTTTTGCATGTCAATGAAGATTCTGCTACGAAGGAATATGATTGGAAAGGTATAATTGTCATTGTGGAAAAATATCACGGGAAATGGTATGTAGCTGGAGTGTTTGGAGACAGATGGACCATGTAG
- a CDS encoding vWA domain-containing protein, whose translation MSQFSFEYPLLLLVLLLFIVCSKWCKERSRAIFFPHVNTLIAKETNKSSLLSWLKWVGIVAAVVALASPILTKNYINSKKEGRDIVLVIDSSDSMRQMGFDPKDPYKNKFDVVKEVVADFIKKRKNDRIGMVTFADVAFIASPLTFEKDFLTNITEMQKLGMAGKRTAINDALVQAYNLMSKSKAKSKIIILLTDGRDNMSKIPLSDVKHMIEKRDVKLYTIGIGGPRDYDAQYLKTLAKAGKGQAYAARSAAMLSKIYDEINKLEVTKLDSKKIVEHTYLYVYPLFLAVLSLLLFVYYRNSKGV comes from the coding sequence ATGAGTCAATTTAGTTTTGAATATCCGTTATTACTGTTGGTGCTGCTACTCTTTATCGTATGCAGCAAATGGTGTAAAGAGCGGAGCCGGGCGATCTTTTTCCCGCATGTCAACACGCTGATAGCCAAAGAGACGAACAAGTCTTCACTGCTTTCCTGGTTGAAATGGGTCGGAATTGTTGCTGCGGTGGTTGCGCTGGCGTCACCGATTCTGACAAAGAATTATATCAATTCCAAGAAAGAAGGACGGGACATTGTCCTGGTCATTGACAGTTCCGACTCGATGAGACAGATGGGATTTGACCCGAAGGATCCGTACAAGAACAAATTCGATGTGGTCAAAGAAGTGGTTGCCGACTTCATCAAGAAGCGTAAAAATGACCGTATTGGAATGGTAACGTTCGCGGATGTGGCATTCATCGCCTCGCCTTTGACTTTTGAGAAGGATTTTCTGACCAACATTACCGAGATGCAGAAACTTGGAATGGCAGGAAAAAGAACGGCCATCAATGATGCGCTGGTCCAGGCGTACAATCTGATGAGCAAGAGTAAAGCCAAATCAAAAATAATCATTCTTCTGACAGACGGAAGGGACAATATGTCCAAGATCCCGTTGTCGGATGTGAAACATATGATCGAAAAAAGAGATGTGAAGCTTTATACCATAGGTATCGGTGGTCCAAGGGATTATGATGCGCAATACCTGAAAACACTTGCAAAAGCAGGAAAAGGCCAGGCGTATGCAGCACGGTCGGCAGCCATGTTGAGCAAAATCTATGATGAGATCAACAAACTTGAAGTTACGAAGCTCGATAGCAAGAAGATCGTAGAGCATACCTATCTGTATGTCTATCCTCTTTTTCTTGCTGTGTTGAGCCTGTTGTTATTTGTGTATTACAGAAATTCGAAAGGAGTATAA